TGGCAGGCCCCGCTGCGCGGCGGTGGAGCTTCGGTGTGGTCGGCGGACCCGGCACTGGCGCCCAGCGGCTTCTTCGGTGCCAACGGCCTGAAACTCCACGATGGCGCCGTGTGGGCGAGCAACTCCGACCGCGGCACCATCCTCCGGATCCCGCTGACCGGCGGCGGTGGCCCCGGCCGCGCCGAGGTCCGCGCCACCGGGCTGGCAGGCATCGACGACTTCGACTTCACCGGGCGGGGCAACGAAATCCTCGCCGCGATCAACCAGACCAGCCAACTCGTGCGGGTGGCTGCGGACGGCACCCGGGAAACCCTGCTCGACGCCGACGATGGCATGCAGGGCACCACAGCCGTTGTCGTCCGGGGAAACCGGGCCTACGTCACCAACGGTGCCAACCTGTCCGGCGACAACCCGAACCTCCTCGTCGCCCGACTCCAGCGGCGAGCCCACCCGGCGGATTGACCGTGGCGGGATCTTAGCGCTTCTTGTCGTCACCATCCGTGTTGCCGAGGGCGTTTTCCGGTCATCCTTGGGTCATCGGATCGACACGAGGAAGGACCGGGAAAATGCGCAAGCCGATTACTACGATCATCACCTTCCTGAAGGATTTCGCCTACGGTATCCACGCCGGGAACGCGATCCGGCTGGGCATGGCGGTGCCGCAGCGGAAGCGGGCAGTCCGATGACCGGCGACCGGCTCTTCGCCGCCTACCTGGAAGGACGCGAGGTTCGCTGGCACGCCCTTTACGAACGCGAGATCGCGAAAGCCGGAAATGATCGGCAGGCGCGCCTGCTCGCACTATTCGAAACATTGCGCGTCTGCACCGATGACCCTGGGTTGACCGACTGCACTTTCGCCGGGATTCCCACCGAAACGGCGGGCCCGTTCAGCCGCCGGATCATTCTACGGCATGAGATCACTCTCCGTAGCCGGATGGCCGGGCTCGCCGCCGAGGCCGGGGTGCCGGATCCGGACGTGCTGGCCGAAAACCTGCTCACGCTCTTCCGCACCGCGGCGCTGCTGCACCGGACCGGTGCCCGCCCGGCGGTCGTGGCGGAAGCGGTGTCGACCGCCTCGCGCCTGGTCGGCACCGCCCTTCCGGCCAGGGGCACGCTGCATCCGGTCCCCGCCTAACGCCGACTGGCCAGCCAGCGCTCCAGGATCTCGGCCTTCGCGGGCCGGTCGAGCAGGCGGTAAGCCCGCGCCCACACCTCCGGATCGGCCAGCGGGAGCCCCTGCCAGTGCCCGCTGACCCGCGTCGGCAACCGCTCCACCTCCCCGGACGGCCCGCGCAACGCGAACCCGACGAGCACGTCCACCTCGTGGCCCGCCTCGCTGACCACGAAGCGGACGTCGGTGGAGTAGTTTTCGCCGCCGATGGTGTCGTCGCGGTAGGTCAGCCCGGCCCGCTCCAGGGCCGCCGCCACCTCGCGGGCGTCCGCGTCCACCGTGACGTCCCAATCCCCGGCCACGTCGGCGAGTCCGAGCGCCACCAGCAGGCCCGAGCCGCCGACGGCCGCGGTCAGCCCACCGGCTTCGAGCGCGGTGACAACTCGCTGGGCCACGGGCAAGGGCGGAATCTGCACCCGTTGATCAAATCACGCCGTCCACCAACGCGAGCAGGGCCCGACGGATATCCTGCGACTCGCTCCGTGGGCCGGGGGTGGGCGAATGGGCGGAAACCGTGGCAGCCGCGTCGTTCTGATCGCGGGCGCGTCTTCCGGTATCGGACGCGCGACAGCGCTTTCCCTGGCCGCGCGCGGTCACCGGGTCTTCGGCAGCAGCCGCGCGTGGTCGCGGGAGTCACCATCCGGCGCGGAGCCGGTCATCCTCGACGTGACCGACGACGCCTCGGTGCACGCGAGCGTGGACGACGTGCTGCACCGCGCCGGGCGGCTCGACGTGCTGGTCTACAGCGCGGGCTGCTACGTCGCGGGCGCGGCGGAGGAGACCACCCCGGCACTGGCGCTGCGGCAACTGGACGCCTACTTCCTCGGCGCTCACCGGCTCGTCCGCGCCGTGCTGCCCGCGATGCGCGACCAAGCGAGCGGACGGCTGATCTTCATGAGTTCCAGCGCGGCCATCGCGGCGATTCCGTTCCACGCCCTGTATTCCGCGAGCAAGGCCGCGCTGGAAAGCTACGTCGACGCGCTGCGCTACGAGATCGCGCCGTTCGGAGTGGACGCGACATGCATCCAGGGCACGAGCGTGCGCACCGGCGCGGCCGACGCCGCCCTGCGCGCGCGACCCGGACTCGACAGCTACGCGTCCGCCAGGGAACCGGTGATCGAGCGGTTCGCCAGTACGCAGCGCGACGGCAGCCCGCCGACGGCGTTCGCCCGCACGATCACCCGCGCCGTCGAAGCCCGGCGGCTGCCACCGCGGTACCGGGTCGGGCTCCAGGCGAAGACCCTGCCCGCCCTGCGAGCACTGGTCCCCGAAGGACCGTTCCGCGCCCTGTTCGCGCGAAAGTTCGGGCTCCCCACCGGCAAATGAGGAAAACCCGGACGGTGCCGCCGCTCGTTCGCTAGCGTCTGGCTCACTTAGTGGTGACGATCGGAAGTGTGGTGGGGGTATTCGGTGGATCCAGGTTTCGCTGGGCGTGCGGCCGGGAGACCCGCGTACCGGTATTGTGCTCGGGTCTCCCGATCGTGACCACTTAGGCTTCAGGAGGACGTTCGGTGACGCAGCGGCGGCTCGGTGATCGGTTCGAACTGCGGGAGATGCTCGGGCGTGGCGGGATGGGCACCGTGTGGCGGGCCCGTGACCTGCTGCTCGACCGGTTCGTCGCGATCAAGGAGGTGGCGCTCCCGCCCTCGCTCGAAGCCCAGCCGGAAACCCGCGCGACGGTGCTGCGCGAGGCCCGGCTGGCCGCGCGGCTCAACCACTCCGGCGCGGTCACCGTCTACGACGCGATCGAAGACGGCGATCAGGTTTTCATCATCATGGAGCTGGTCGACTCGGAAACGCTCCAGGACCGGATCGTCCAGGAAGGACCGATGCCGCCGGCGGAGGCGGCCGAACTCGGGCTGCGCCTGCTGGACGTCCTGGTCGCGGCGCACAAGCTCGGCATCGTGCACCGCGACGTGAAACCCGGGAACGTCATGGTCTCCGCGCACGGTGAGGTCAAGCTCGCCGACTTCGGCATCGCCAGGCTCGACGGCGATTCGACGTCCACCGCGTCGGGGATCATGGTCGGCTCCCCCGCCTACATGGCCCCCGAGCAGATCCAGGGCCGGTCCGCGCCCTCGTCGGACCTGTGGGCGCTGGGCGTGACGCTCTTCTTCGCCGTGGAGGGGATTTCGCCGTTCCGCCGCGACACCGGCGGTGCCGCGCTCGCCGCCGTGCTGGCCGAGCCGCCGCCGGTCCCGGTCCGCGCCGGGAACGAGTTCGGGCGGCTGCTGCTGGAGATGCTCGCCAAGCCGGTGACGGACCGGCCGTCCCCCGACCAGATCCGCGCGCGGCTGACCGCGATCCGCGGCGAGACCACGGTGTCCGCACAGGCACCGGCACCGGTGCCACCACCGATGCCGATGGCCCCGCCGATGAACCAGCCGTGGGGACCGCCGCCCCAGCCGTACTTCCCGGACCCGCGGCCGCCGCAGGATCCGTGGCTGATCGTCGCCGGGGTCTTCTGCCTGCTGGGCTTCTTCTCCATGACCGGGCTGGCGTTGTCCGCGCTGTTCAGGGTCGACGTCTCGCTGATCGGCGTGGCCACCTCCGCGTCGAGTTCGATGGACTCGCTCGGCTTCCTCGCGCCGCTGGCCACCGGTGTGGTGGGCGTGCTGATGCTGGTCACCGGGATCCTCCTGTGCCTGCGCGGACCGCAGCGGACCTGGGCCGCACTGCTCGCCGGGACCACCCCGTTCTGGGCCTCCGGAGTGGTCTCCTTCCTGATCACGGCACAGCTCAACTCCGGCAGCGACTACTTCTGGGAGTTCCTCGGGCACTCGGCCGCCTACACCCCGGGTGCCGTCGCCGCCGTGATCGCCACCGTCCGCGTCGTGCGCGGGCCGCTGCGGCGGCGCTGGGTGCTGACCGGGCTGGTCGCCGTGGTCACGCTGGGCTGGTACGCCGCCGAGTTCGGCCCGCGGGTGTGGGTGGCCTCGGTGGTGGTCCAGGCTCTCGCGGTCGTCGCGATCCCGGTGCTGGCCACGCTCTTCGCGCCCGGCAGGGACACCGCCAAGGTGCTCGCGGGCTGGGCCGCCGCACTGGCGGTGGCGCTGTTCTCCCAGCTGATCGCGATGCCCGGTTACACCCGCTTCCTCGGCCCGGACCACGAACCGCTGACCGAGATGCCGACGGAGTGGATCACCTCGGCGATCCTGTCGGGAGTCGCCATCGCCGGGATGACCGTGCTCGCGTTCATCGCGGCCAGGTCACGCGAGGCGACGGACCGGCTGCCGAGTTGACACCGCCGGTGCGGTGTCGTTGACTTCTGACGATCTGCGGAATCTAGGTTCCACGATACGAAAACAGGAGTCGCCGTGTCACAGCCAGGCTATTACGTTCCCACCGGCGGGCTCCCGCCACAGACCCAGCTGCTGACCGACCGCGCCATGTTCCGCGAGGCCTACGCGGTCATCCCGCGCGGGACGAACTCCGACATCGTCACCAGCGCGCTGCCCTTCTGGACCGGTACGCGGCTGTGGGTGCTGGCCCGTCCGCTGTCCGGTTTCGCCGAGACGTTCTCCCAGTACATGGTGGAGGTCTCGGCCGGCGGGGGCAGCGACCGGCCCGAAGCGGACCCGGCGGCCGAGTCCGTGCTCTTCGTGACCAGCGGGACGCTCACCCTGCGCATCGGCGAGGACGAGCACGTGCTCACCGCGGGCGGTTACGCGTACCTCCCGCCCGGTCAGACCTGGACCGCGTGGAACCGGTCCGACGCCGACGCGGCGCACTTCCAGTGGATCCGCAAGAGGTACCAGCGGGTCGACGGGATCGAGGTCCCGGAAGCCTTCGTGACCAGCGACGCCGACGTCGAAGCCGTCGCCATGCCGGACACCGGCGGTGCCTGGCGCACCTCACGCTTTGTCGACCCGGCCGACCTCCGCCACGACATGCACGTCAACATCGTGACCTTCGAGCCGGGCGGCTGCATTCCGTTCGCCGAAACGCACGTCATGGAGCACGGCCTCTACATCCTCGAAGGAAAGGCCGTGTACCGCTTGAACGAGGACTGGGTCGAGGTGCAGGAAGGCGATTTCCTGTGGCTGCGCGCCTTCTGCCCGCAGGCCTGCTACGCCGGCGGCCCCGGCCGGTTCCGGTACCTGCTCTACAAGGACGTCAACCGCCACATGCCGCTGGGCTAGCTACCGGACGGAGACCGTGAGCCACCAGATCTCGGCGAGGTCCGCCGGGTCGTGCACGTTCAGGCCGGTCAGTTCGGTGAACCGCGCCAGCCGGTGGCGCACCGTGTTCGCGTGCACGTGCAGGGCGGACGCGGTGTGGTCCACCCGGAGGCCACAGTCCAAATAGGTCACCACGGAACGCCAGATGTCCTTGCCGTAGGCGCCTTTCGCACGCAGTGGCGCGAGGACCCGGTTGGCAAGGATGTCGGTCATCTCCCGTTCGGTGGCCACCACGCAGGTCAGGCGCAGGGTGTCGAGGCGGTGCGAACCGGGCAGCCGGAGCCGTCTCGCCGCCGCCAACGCGCGCCCGGCGGCCAGGTAGGACGCGTACGCCTCGGCCGCTGTGCCCGGCGGGCCGATCCCGAAGGTGCCGAACTCCGCGTCCGGGGCGACGGAGGAAGTCAGCAGTCCGAGCACCTCTCGATCGGCGCCGGACACGACCAAACCGTTGCCGGACAGGTGTTCCCGCAGAGCGGAGACCGTGGTTCCCGCGGCGAGACGGCCTCGCAGGGCGGAAAACCGGGCGACCGGGGCGAGGCCCAGCTGCCAGAGATGGCGCTGGGGGTCCGAACCGGGCTGCGTGAGCAGGGCGCGCACGGCGTCGCCGGTCCGGTGCTCGTCCTCGCGCGCGCTGCGGACTTCGACCTCACGATGTGCCGCCGCGGCCGCCACGGTCACAAAATCGAGCCACTGCCAGACCAGTTCGACAGTGCGGAGCAGGGCGCTGTCGGAAGCACCGCGGTCGCGCGCGGAGGCCGACAGCACCTGCCAGAACTCGTCGCCTGCCACCCGGTACGCGGCCAGGACGGCGGCGAGGCTGATCCCTTGGCGCGCCCGGTCCGCGCCGACCGCGGTGATCTCGCGGAGTTCGTCCGCGCCCGGCAGGCGGCTCTCCCGCAGATCACCGACCGCGACCCGGACGATCCGCTGGTTCCCCAGCCGCAGCGCCTGGTCGGGCACGCTCGCGTACTCGGGCACGTCGACGCGGATCCTGGCGACCAGCCGGTCCACCACCGCGTCGAGCCGGGCCGGTTCCCCCGCCAGGTCGTCCAGCACCGCACGCACACTCATTGTGGAAACCTCCAACCTGAGCACCGCCGGGCTGGCCGGGAAACCAGCGTTCGCCGGACCATATTGTCGCAATCCTCGCCCCTCGTGACGATGTGCACGCCGACGTCACGAAGGAGGTGCCGGAATGGGCCCCACCTCGCTCACCGACCGCCTGTCCGGACTCGCCGGAGCCGAGCCGGACCGACCGGCCCTGACCTGCGGCCAGGACGTGCTGACCCGCCGCGAACTCGACCGCCGCACCAACGCGCTCGCCCGCGCGTACGCCGGGCTCGGGGTCACCGCGGGAGATCTGGTCACGATCGCCCTGCCGAACGGGGTCGAGTTCCTGGCCGCGGCGGTGGCCGTGTGGAAGCTCGGCGCCACCCCGCAGCCGCTGTCCCACCGCCTGCCCGCGGCCGAGCTGAGCGCGGTGCTCGACGTGGCCGCGCCCGCGCTGGTGGTCGGGCTGGACGTCGGCCGGTGGCCCGCCGTCGCGCCGGGGTTCACCCCGGAGGCCTCGGACGAGCCGCTGCCACCGGCGCTCGCGCCCAGCTGGAAGGCACCGGCCTCGGGCGGCAGCACCGGCAGGCCCAAGCTGATCCTGTCCACCCAGCCGGCCTGCGGTGAGGTGATGGACGAGTACGCCGACGCCTTCGGCATGACGGCCGGTGGCGTGCACCTGGTCGCGGGCCCGTTGTCGCACAACGGCCCGTTCATGATGGCCGCGGCGGCCCTGTTCACCGGGAACCACGTGGTGGTGCTGCCGCGATTCGATCCGGCGGACCTGCTCCGGTCGATCGAGGCGCACCGCGTGCAGTGGACCTTTCTCGTGCCGACCATGATGCACCGGGTGTGGCGCCTGCCCGCCGAGGTGAAGGACGCGGCGGACCTGTCCGGCCTTCAGGTCGTGCTGCACGGCGCGGCCCCCTGCGCCCCCTGGCTGAAGCGCGCTTGGCTGGCCTGGCTCGGCCCGGCGCGTGTGCACGAGTTGTACGCGAGCACCGAAGCGCAGGCGGCGTGCCTGATCTCCGGCGTGGAATGGCTGGAACACCCTGGCAGCGTCGGCAAGGTCGCGCGGGGCGAGATCCGGGTGCTCGACGCCGAACGCCGCGAAGTGGCCACCGGCAAGCTCGGCGAGATCTGGATGCGCCCCACCCCCGGCACCCCGGCGACCTATCGCTATCTCGGCGCCGAACCGATCACCACGGAAGGCGGCTGGGAGGCGACCGGGGACCTGGGCTGGGTCGACGACGACGGTTACGTGTTCCTCGCCGACCGCAAGCCGGACATGATCCTGGTCGGCGGTGCGAACGTCTTCCCGGCCGAGATCGAGACCGCGCTGGAGGAACACCCGTCGGTGCTGTCCAGTTGCGTGATCGGCCTGCCGGACGAGGAGTACGGCAACCTGGTGCACGCGGTCGTGCAGACCGACGGCCCGCTGGACGAGGCCGCGCTGCTCGACCACCTCCGGGAACGGGTCGCGGCGTACAAGCTGCCGCGCAGCTTCGAACGGGTGGACCAGCCGCTGCGTGACGACGCCGGAAAGGTGCGGCGCGGCCAGATCCGGGCACAACGGCTCGCACACGCGTGATGGGCGCACGGGTGGTTTCCCGGTGCGTGCTCGGGGCACGGCTGGTCGAGTACGAATTGGACTCCCCCGTGCTGCGGGAACGAACGCGGTTGCGGATCCTGTTCCCGGACGGCTACCCGGACGACGGCCCCTTTCCCGTGCTGTACCTGTTGCACGGCGGGGAGGACGACTACCGGTCGTGGACGGACAAGGGCGGCGCGACCGGGTCCACCGAGGACGCACCGATCATCGTGGTGATGCCGGATGCCCGCAACGGCTTCTACTCCGACTGGGTCGGTCCCGGTCGCCACGGCCGCACCCGGTGGGAAACCTTCCACATCACCGAACTGGTGCCGTGGGTCGATCGCACCTTCCACAGCGAAGCGCGGCGGGAGAGCCGCGCGCTGGCCGGGTTGTCCATGGGCGGTTTCGGCGCGATGTCGTACGCGGCAAGGCATCCCGACCTGTTCTCGGCTGCCGCGAGCTTCTCCGGCGCACTGGACACCAACCGGTACACCTTCGTACCGGGGATCGCGGCGCGACGCGACGGTGGCGCACCCGGCGCGATCTGGGGCGATCGCCGGACCAGCGCCGTGCGGTGGCGGGCACACAACCCGTGGGACCTCGCGGTGAACCTCCGCGGCATGACACTGGTGGTGCGTACCCGGAGCGGCCTGCCCGGCCCACTGGACCGCCGGGGACGGCGGCCCGACCCGGTGGAAGCACTGGTGTTCCACGAATCTCTCCGGTTCCACCGAAAGCTCACCGTGCTGGGCATCGCCCACGAATGGCACTACGGCCCTGGTACGCACGACTGGCCATATTGGACAGTCGACCTGCGGGAGACGCTGCCGGTCTTGCTCCGGGCGTTCGCCGGCCCACCACCGCCACCCACACGACTCACCCACGTCTCAGCCGAATCCGCCTACCAGGTAAGGGATTGGGAGGTGCAGATCGACCGGCCGCGAATGGAGTTCTCCACTCTCGCGGACGCGGACCGATCAGGTTTCTCCTTCACCGGCTCGGGACTGGCACGCATCCGAACACCCGGCTGGTTCGAACCGAGCACGCCCTACCCGGTGACCGCCGGGAACAGCGAGTCGAAACCGCGGACCGATCCCCAGGGGCGCCTGGAGTTCTTCCTACGGCTCGGCAGGCGGCCCCGCACGGTTCTCGTCCGGGTCGGCGAAGCATGACGACTCCGGTCGGCAAGCGCTGGATCGGCGCGTTGTCGCTGGCCACGTTCGGCATGTCGATCGCCGTGCTGACGCCGATCCAGGTGCTGCTGCCACTCCAGATCGAAGCGATCGATCCCGGTGGCAAGGTGCTCGCACTGGGCTGGATCACCGCGGCGGCGGCCGTCGTCTCGATGGTGGCCTGCCCCATCGCCGGCGCCCTTTCAGACCGGACAACCTCCCGCTTCGGCCGACGACGCCCCTGGGTGCTCGGCAGCGGACTCGCCTGTTGTGTCGCGCTCACCGCACTCGGTACGCAGCACACCATTCTCGGTGTCGCGGTGCTGTGGATCGTCGTGCAGGCCAGCACAAACGCACTGTACGCGGCGCTGAGCGCAGCCGTACCCGACCAGGTCCCAGTCGAGCAACGCGGCGTAGTTTCGGCTTTCGTCGGCCTGCCGCTACCGCTGTCCCTGATCACCGGCACTTTCCTGGTCTCAACAGTGGTAACCGGACAATTCGCCGCCTACCTGACCCTCGCACTGATCGAACTGGCACTGATCCTGCCCTTCCTCCTGGAACCAACCGACCTCCCGCAACCACCAACACCCGGACGACCACGGCTACGACTGACCCCGGACCTGCGATGGGCTTTCGGCTGCCGATTCGCCATCCAGCTGGCGAACGCCGTCGGCACGCTCTACCTGCTCTACTACCTGCGAGATGTAGTGCACCGCCCCGACCCGGCGACGTCGGTGTTCGTGCTGATCCTGATCTACACCGCCGGTGTTGTCCCGTCGAGCGTGCTCGCCGGCCGCTGGTCGGACCGCTCGGGGAAGCGCAAGCCCTTTGTCATCGCGTCCTCCGTCGTCGTGGCCGCCGCGATGCTCGTGCTCGGCCTGGGCAACTCCTGGCCGAGCGCCCTGACCGCCGCCATCCTGATGGGCGTCGGTTATGGCGTCTATCTCGCCGTGGACAACGCACTGATCACCCAGGTACTGCCCTCGGACGCCGACCGGGGCCGCGATCTGGGCATCGTCAACATCGCCAACACGGCCCCCCAAGCCATCGCCCCGGCTCTCGCCGGCGTCGTAATCACCACCCTGGGCGGGTACACCCCGCTCTACCTGCTGGCAGGCGCGTGCGGCCTGATCGGCGCCGCTCTCATCCAGCCGGTCCGCTCGGTCCGCTGAGGGCTTCGGGTTCACTGGTGCAGGCCTGGTTGGCAGGCGTGGTGATGGTGAGGGTGCCGTCGTTTCCGGTGGTGTGACGCCATCCCGGCAGGTCGCGAAGCTTGTGGTCGGCCCGGCACAACCCCACCAACGTCGCCGCCCCGGTCGGACACCCGTCCTTCCAGCCTTTGCCTTTGCTGTCGCAGTGATCAAGGTCGCCGAACTGCGCAGGCCGCGTACACCCCGGACGACGACATTCGCGATCCCTGACCCGCACCAACTCATCCAGCCCAGCCCTGGGCCGATACCGACGACGCCCCAACTCGACAACCTGCCCGCTGACCGGATCAGTGATGATCCGCTGGAACACCGTCTTGGCCCCGGCGGCGATGTGGCGAGCCAGCGACGCCGGGATCGGCCCATGACCAGCCAACTCAGCCGGGTGATTGCGGACGCCCGCATACGTCAACGCATCCAGATACAGATAGACATGAGCCTTCACCTCGCCGCCGAACTGCTTGCCCAGCAACATATCCAGAGCCACGTCCGACCGAAGCTGATCGAGGGTGCGGGGCTCATCCGCGGCCTTCAGAAGACGAGCCTGGCGATCCACGCAGAGGTAGGCTGCGGTGGCCTTCTCGACGGGCGCGTTCTCCAGGGACAGGCCAGCTACTCCGGATTCGCCGTGGTGCAAATAGAAACCGCTTGCCTCGCGCTGCTTACGGACACGCTCCTCGAACCCTTCGGGATCAGCTCGCGCCACCGCGGCAGTCGCCGACCGGCGAGCCGCCGTCGGATTCTTGCCCACCAGCCGACCGGCCGTCACCTCGTCCACCACCGGCGCCTTGTCATCATCGAGCCAGGCGGCGGCATCATTCACCGACACTGCCGAGGCCATCGGTACGCGACCTTCCTCCACCAAACCCAGCACCTGGGGGAAACGATCGACCAGGCCTTCGGCGTGGCCGATCAGGGCGTGTGCCTTGAACTTGGTCAGGCACAACGCCATGGCCAACTCCTCGGCCACTCCGCGCTTCACCGAAGACGCACGAGTGAACGAGACCACCTGCCGAGCCAACCGCGCCTCCAGGCGAGCGATCTCCGCGGCAGTGGATTTCATATCGAGGAGAATCTCCTCCAGCAACACCCCCATGGATCAATTATACCAAACACATGTGCGACACACGGCCAAATCCATTGGCCCATACAGGCGAAACAAGCCGCCCCACCACTCAAGCCGCCCCCAACACGCAACCCGCCCAGACTTCCCCGCCTCGGTCCACAGCCCAAAACACGGCAAAGACCGGGACGGGACCCCCTAAGAAACCCGATCCACAGCCTCCTCATAATCCGCCTTCAACAAATACCCACCATCCAACGCCTTCCCCGCCGCCTCCACAAACTTCTCAACATAAACATCATGATCCGGATAAAGCTCCCCCAACCGCTCAGCCGTAAACGGCGTCGTAGTCCCCAGCAGCCCACAAGCCCCCGGAACGTTCCCCCCACTGTTATTAGGCCCGTACGTCGCAACAGGAACATCGAAATCCGGCAACCGAACCCCGCCCAACGCATTCTGATCAGAATCACGCAGAATAATCGGCCCCAACATCAGGATCGGCGACGCCACCGGAGGCGCCACACCACCCCGAGCCCACCGATCAAGATGATCGAAAGCGGCGTTCGACGCATACCGGAAGGTCATAGCATTGACCGGCTTGTCGCAGTAAGTAGGCGCCCCACCATTGATCCCCTTGTCCCGCGCATTCGCCGCGTTGTACTGGTCGAGACCGTACTGATCAGCGTGCGCCGTCCCAGCGATCTCCCAAGTTCGCACCCGAGCCGTGTTCTGCCGGACTGACGACGAAAAAACGACATCGGTTTCCGCCTGCAACACAAAAACCGGCTCCTTCAAATCAGTCCGGATCTTCGCGGACAACGCGCCGATCACCCCATCCCCGATCGGCGCCGCGAGCGCGGCCCGGCCGTGCAACATAAGGCCGTCATACACCCCGTCCACCGGCTGGACCGCATTCGCGTACGTGGTCAACCGCAACGCCGACTGCGAGTGCCCGGTACCGAGCACCACCTCCGGCGTCCGCCCGCCCAGCACCTCCGGATGAGCCCGCACGGCCCGTGCCGCCTGGGAGAAGATGTCGTAGGACAACGTGTCCGCACTCAAGTTCACCCCGCTGTACCGCCCGGGATCCAGGCTCTTGAGCTTGTCGGCGCCGCCCTTCTGCGTGGTCAGCCCGACAACCACCGCACCCGAACGCAGAAAGTGTTCATGGGACTGGGAAAGGTC
The genomic region above belongs to Amycolatopsis sp. YIM 10 and contains:
- a CDS encoding DUF222 domain-containing protein; translation: MGVLLEEILLDMKSTAAEIARLEARLARQVVSFTRASSVKRGVAEELAMALCLTKFKAHALIGHAEGLVDRFPQVLGLVEEGRVPMASAVSVNDAAAWLDDDKAPVVDEVTAGRLVGKNPTAARRSATAAVARADPEGFEERVRKQREASGFYLHHGESGVAGLSLENAPVEKATAAYLCVDRQARLLKAADEPRTLDQLRSDVALDMLLGKQFGGEVKAHVYLYLDALTYAGVRNHPAELAGHGPIPASLARHIAAGAKTVFQRIITDPVSGQVVELGRRRYRPRAGLDELVRVRDRECRRPGCTRPAQFGDLDHCDSKGKGWKDGCPTGAATLVGLCRADHKLRDLPGWRHTTGNDGTLTITTPANQACTSEPEALSGPSGPAG
- a CDS encoding alpha/beta hydrolase domain-containing protein — encoded protein: MRRALRLLLAACLLPVLTAGPAEAAVADPTLTPVPANAGKGWAASGAKGVIDLAARGYVEEEYLMSGTANTYEQVGAWTEDGRWNMRVATTGNPYTTRMLVARPSNPAKFNGTVVIEWLNVSFGVDIPVDLSQSHEHFLRSGAVVVGLTTQKGGADKLKSLDPGRYSGVNLSADTLSYDIFSQAARAVRAHPEVLGGRTPEVVLGTGHSQSALRLTTYANAVQPVDGVYDGLMLHGRAALAAPIGDGVIGALSAKIRTDLKEPVFVLQAETDVVFSSSVRQNTARVRTWEIAGTAHADQYGLDQYNAANARDKGINGGAPTYCDKPVNAMTFRYASNAAFDHLDRWARGGVAPPVASPILMLGPIILRDSDQNALGGVRLPDFDVPVATYGPNNSGGNVPGACGLLGTTTPFTAERLGELYPDHDVYVEKFVEAAGKALDGGYLLKADYEEAVDRVS